In the Dolichospermum flos-aquae CCAP 1403/13F genome, GTAGGAATGCCTACCCAAGCAGCCACTAGTCAAGTTGATTTAGTTCAAGGAGTAATCCAGGCATTTATTTTAGGGATTGTGCAAGGGATTACAGAGTTTTTACCCATTAGTAGTACAGCACATTTAATCATTGTGACCAAGGTATTTGGTTGGAAAGAACTGGGTTCTAAAGATTTTGTTGATGCTATTCAATTTGGGAGTGTAATTGCAATTTTGTGGTATTTTTGGGCTGTTATTTCTAGTTTGGTGAAAGGTGCAATTACAGCTTTTAAAACTAAAGACTGGGAAAGCGAAGAATGGAAAATTGTTGTCGGGATTGCAGTCGGGACAATTCCCGCTTTAACTATTGGGTTTTTGTTAAAAGATGTGATCCCAGAAAGTTCCTTAATTATTGCGATCATGTCAATTATTATGGCGATTTTGCTAGGGTTAGCTGAAAAAATTGGGAGTCGTAAACGGGGTTTTGCTACTTTGGAAATTCGAGATGGTATTTTAGTAGGATTGGGACAAACTTTAGCTTTAGTTCCGGGCGTTTCTCGTTCAGGTTCGACTTTAACTACTGGCTTATTTTTAGGATTAGAAAGAGAAGCAGCCGCGAAATTTTCATTTTTGTTAGGATTTCCCACTTTGACAATTGCGACTTTATATAAAAGTCTGAAAATCTTCAAAATGTTTCAATCAGGTGAATTACCAGATAATATTGTGATTCTGTTAATTGTTGGCATCATTTCTACTTTTATTTTTTCCTATTTATCAATTGCTTTTTTAATCAAATACTTGCAAACTAAAAACACATTGGTTTTTGTTTGGTATAGGTTGGCTTTTGGTATTTCCATTTTATTAGCGATCGCTGCTGGTTGGCCAGGATAACTCTGATAGAATATTTACACTAGGTGGGGATTGGGGATTGGATATTAAATTTTAGATTTTGGATCATGTTAAATTAACTTCTATCTAAAATTTTTATCCCCTAACAACTGACAACTGTACGGGCGAAGCATTTGCAGAACTATTTTTGGCAATGACCGATAATTTATCTTCCAAATGCTTCGCCCCTACTAACAACCGACAACTGTACGGGCGAAGCATTTGGAGAACTATTTTTGGCAATGACCGATAATTTATCTTCCAAATGCTTCGCCCCTACTAACAACCGACAACTGACAACTAACTCATGACTACCATTCAACCTGCTAAAATTACCAAGGTGCTTGCTGACTCAATTGCGGAGGAAATTGGCTTTACAGCCGGTGATGCGATTGTGGCCATTAATGGCACAAAACCTCGTGATTTAATTGATTATCAATTTTTGTGCGCTGATGAAATTCTGGAACTAGAAGTTTTAGATGCGACAGGGAAAACCCATCATGTCGAAATTGAAAAAGATTATGATGATGATTTAGGACTGGAATTTTCAACAGCTTTATTTGATGGTTTAATTCAGTGTAATAACCGTTGTCCCTTTTGCTTTATTGATCAACAACCACCGGGAAAACGGACTAGTTTATATTTAAAAGATGATGATTACCGATTAAGCTTTTTATATGGTTCTTATCTAACTTTAACGAATTTAACCGCGAAAGAATGGCAAAGAATTGAACAAATGCGATTATCACCTCTGTATGTTTCCGTGCATTCTACAGAACCAGATATAAGAATTAGACTTTTAAAAAATAATCGGGGTGGAGAAATATTATCACAAATTCGCTGGTTTCAAGAACGAAGATTACAAATTCATGCTCAAGTTGTTGTCTGTCCAGGTATAAATGATGGTGAACATTTAGAAAGGACATTACAAGATCTAACATCTTTTCATCCTGGAGAATTACCAACAGTAGCATCAATAGCAGTTGTTCCCGTGGGTTTAACGCGATTTCGTCCCCAGGAAGATGAACTCATACCTGTAACTAAGGAAAAAGCACAAGAGGTAATTTCTCAAGTTAAATTACTCTCTCAGAAATTTCGCAAAAAATATAATTCTAGTGTAGTGTGGTTAGCTGATGAATGGTTTTTAATTGCCGGGGAAGAATTACCTAGCGAAGCTGAATATGAAGAATATCCCCAAATTGATAATGGTGTGGGTTCAATTCGCTTATTTATTAAACAATTTACCCAAACTGCAACTGAATTATTACCACCGAAAATTACCAACCAACGCAGATTAACTTGGGTTGTCGGTAATGCAGTGGAAATAGCATTTCAACCCCTGGTACAACAATTAAATACTGTAGAAGGGTTAGAAGTGAATATGCGGGCTTTATGTAGCGATTATTGGGGACAGAGTATCAGTGTTACTGGGTTATTAACGGGACATGATTTACTGTTAAATCTTCAAGGACAAGATTTAGGAGAAGGAATTTTATTACCTAGTGTCATGCTTAAACATGGGGAACTGGTATTTTTAGATGATATGACGGTTGCAGAAGTATCCCAACAATTAAATGTCAGTATTTTCCCTGTGGCGGGAGTTGAGGAATTAATCAATACTTGTCTTCAATAGGATTGATGATTTACGTAGGTGAACACAATAAAACCAAACTGTGTAAAGAAACGTAAAATCGCTGAAAACTTCTTTATTCTTGTCTCTTGCCTATTGCCTCAAGCCTAGTGCTATAACGACAATTTTCAACGCCAACCTACTTACAAGAGTCTTTCCTATTCAACAACTAACAACTAACAACTGACTAATGAGTACAAAAACAAAAATTTTAGTTATTGAAGATGAAAAATCAGTGCGGGAAAATCTAATAGATTTGCTAGAAGCTGAGAATTTTGAAGTTGTTGCTGCTGCTAATGGGAGAATAGGCTTAAATATGGCTATGTCAGAATATCCAGATTTAATTCTCTGTGATATGATGATGCCAGAATTAGACGGTTATGGCGTATTAACAGCATTGCGGCAAGAGCCATCAATATCAACTATTCCTTTCATTTTTTTAACTGCTAACTCGGCTAAATCTGATTTCCGTCAAGGGATGAATATGGGAGCAGATGATTACCTGACTAAGTCATTTACCAGGGCTGAATTATTGAGTGCTATCCTAAATAAGTTGAAAAATTATGCAAATTTAAAGAAGAATTTATTGGCTAATATTAATAAATTAACACCAAGAATGCAGTTGGTTTTAAATAATTTAAAAATAGCAATAAGAGAGAAAAATTTTGCAGATTTTGAGCTTCATTATCAACCAATTACCGATATTAATACTGGCAAAATTACCGCCGCAGAAAGTCTATTACGGTGGACAAATACGGAACTAGGAAGAGTATCACCACAGGAATTTATTCCTTTAGCAGAGACTAATGGATTAATTATTGATATTGGTAAATGGGTGTTAAATAGAGTTTGTCAGCAAATGCAAACTTGGCAAAATATTGGCATTTACAACTTAACCATAGCGGTTAATATCTCATCAATTGAATTTAATCAACCAGATTTAATTCCCCAAATTATCAATTTGATATCTAGCCATAATATTCAATCAAATTGTTTAGAGCTTGAACTAACAGAAAGAATGATTATGGAAGATGTGGATATGGCAAGAGTAGCTATGAATAAACTACGCTCTTTAGGGGTAAAGATTGCCCTGGATGATTTTGGTGTTAGTAATAATTCATTGCTTACTCTCAAGCAATTACCAATGGATACACTCAAAATTGATCGTGATTTTATCCAAAATATTAATGATGATTACCGCAAAGCAGCAATTACAAAAAACTTGATTCAACTAGGACATGATTTGCAGCTAAAAATTATTGCTGAAGGGGTAGAAACTGAAGCAGAACTAGCATTTTTACGAGAAAATAACTGTGATGCTATTCAAGGCTTTATCTGTAGTCCACCATTACCTGCATTAGAATTCCAGAAGCTCTTATTGACGAATAAATCTTTATTTATTTATCCTAATGGTTAGAATAGATTTATCAAGAATTTAAAATGAATGAAACCGAAATTAAGATGGCATCCAATCTGAGTATAACTTCTTCCCATGCAGACGACAGCGTCTCGAAAGAGGAAATTGGTTAAGATTGGCACTCTCAGGGCTAAAGACACGCTCGTTTCCCACTTACCGC is a window encoding:
- a CDS encoding undecaprenyl-diphosphate phosphatase codes for the protein MTTILEVNSTNLLLLQLLQVGMPTQAATSQVDLVQGVIQAFILGIVQGITEFLPISSTAHLIIVTKVFGWKELGSKDFVDAIQFGSVIAILWYFWAVISSLVKGAITAFKTKDWESEEWKIVVGIAVGTIPALTIGFLLKDVIPESSLIIAIMSIIMAILLGLAEKIGSRKRGFATLEIRDGILVGLGQTLALVPGVSRSGSTLTTGLFLGLEREAAAKFSFLLGFPTLTIATLYKSLKIFKMFQSGELPDNIVILLIVGIISTFIFSYLSIAFLIKYLQTKNTLVFVWYRLAFGISILLAIAAGWPG
- a CDS encoding TIGR03279 family radical SAM protein: MTTIQPAKITKVLADSIAEEIGFTAGDAIVAINGTKPRDLIDYQFLCADEILELEVLDATGKTHHVEIEKDYDDDLGLEFSTALFDGLIQCNNRCPFCFIDQQPPGKRTSLYLKDDDYRLSFLYGSYLTLTNLTAKEWQRIEQMRLSPLYVSVHSTEPDIRIRLLKNNRGGEILSQIRWFQERRLQIHAQVVVCPGINDGEHLERTLQDLTSFHPGELPTVASIAVVPVGLTRFRPQEDELIPVTKEKAQEVISQVKLLSQKFRKKYNSSVVWLADEWFLIAGEELPSEAEYEEYPQIDNGVGSIRLFIKQFTQTATELLPPKITNQRRLTWVVGNAVEIAFQPLVQQLNTVEGLEVNMRALCSDYWGQSISVTGLLTGHDLLLNLQGQDLGEGILLPSVMLKHGELVFLDDMTVAEVSQQLNVSIFPVAGVEELINTCLQ
- a CDS encoding EAL domain-containing response regulator — translated: MSTKTKILVIEDEKSVRENLIDLLEAENFEVVAAANGRIGLNMAMSEYPDLILCDMMMPELDGYGVLTALRQEPSISTIPFIFLTANSAKSDFRQGMNMGADDYLTKSFTRAELLSAILNKLKNYANLKKNLLANINKLTPRMQLVLNNLKIAIREKNFADFELHYQPITDINTGKITAAESLLRWTNTELGRVSPQEFIPLAETNGLIIDIGKWVLNRVCQQMQTWQNIGIYNLTIAVNISSIEFNQPDLIPQIINLISSHNIQSNCLELELTERMIMEDVDMARVAMNKLRSLGVKIALDDFGVSNNSLLTLKQLPMDTLKIDRDFIQNINDDYRKAAITKNLIQLGHDLQLKIIAEGVETEAELAFLRENNCDAIQGFICSPPLPALEFQKLLLTNKSLFIYPNG